The region GTTTTACTTTTTCCTCCAACCTCAAGGGTATATTTTCCATCAATTATAAAATCACCGTATTTTGGATAGGTTAGTGTATGATCATTTTTTAGTTGATTAAATAGAAACGTTTCACGAAGTGTGCCCACATTTATGTTATTCTCTGAAAATGCATACATCGAATTTGTATTATCAAAGAATATTTTATCCGGCTTATTCATAATCTGATTCCCAATGGCTTTTGCACTTAAAATATTTATTAATTCAGCTTTTGCCAGATAATTGAGGTATTTTAAAAGTGTGCGATAATCTGATATAAACAATTGTTCTGATAGCTTACTTAAATTAGGAGCATAAGGAGCAGATCCGGTTAATAATACAAGTAATCGCTTAAGTCGCAAAGAAGTTTCAAAATTAATATCGGTTACTGATGGAATATCAGTTTCCAGAATCACATTTGTTACCTCATTAATTCTTTGATAATAATTTTCCAGACCTTCGGTATAAAAAGGGTAATAACCAAACTTTAAATAATCATTGAATAGTGGGATTATCTTGATCTGTGTGGTTATTTCAGCAGCCAAATCACCATGGTTCTGCAGTACGGAAACAAAGGATTGAGGCATTATATTTAACTCCTCGTTTAGTAGCAGGTATTCACGAAATGACAAGCCGGGCAACCGGTAACTCACTTTACGACGACTTAAATCGCCAGCTCCCGTATATAATTGTAAAATTGAAGAACCAGAATAAATCAGGTAAAGATCGGGATAGGAATCATAGATATTTTTAATCTCTAATGACCAATCCAATCCTTTTTCTTTTTGAGGGTATTTATGCACTTCATCGATGAATAAGAATTTACCACCATTTTTATAGTACCAGTCTGCTAACTCAATTAATTGATGTCTAAAAAAATATGCATTATCGAGTGAAACATATAATACATGTTCCCCTTGCTTTTGAAGTTCCTGGGCTTTTTGTAACATCAAAGTG is a window of Salinivirga cyanobacteriivorans DNA encoding:
- a CDS encoding AAA family ATPase, which gives rise to MEQLIETGDRLIRLVNRNFIRALYESINWNTRLIEIKGSRGVGKTTLMLQKAQELQKQGEHVLYVSLDNAYFFRHQLIELADWYYKNGGKFLFIDEVHKYPQKEKGLDWSLEIKNIYDSYPDLYLIYSGSSILQLYTGAGDLSRRKVSYRLPGLSFREYLLLNEELNIMPQSFVSVLQNHGDLAAEITTQIKIIPLFNDYLKFGYYPFYTEGLENYYQRINEVTNVILETDIPSVTDINFETSLRLKRLLVLLTGSAPYAPNLSKLSEQLFISDYRTLLKYLNYLAKAELINILSAKAIGNQIMNKPDKIFFDNTNSMYAFSENNINVGTLRETFLFNQLKNDHTLTYPKYGDFIIDGKYTLEVGGKSKTKKQIAETENAYIAMDNVESGFGNQIPLWLFGFLY